One Thermoanaerobacter pseudethanolicus ATCC 33223 DNA window includes the following coding sequences:
- a CDS encoding amidohydrolase yields MNLLIKNVALLSMKEEQPLMENTNIYIEGDTITYIGEINPDIKVDRVIDGTKKIATPGLINAHTHLGMSLLRNYADDVPLFDWLSKHIWPVESKLSAEDVYWGSLLSMIEMIYSGTTTFCDMYFFMDEVAKATEEVGIRGVLTRGIIEESDAEINKEKLRDTRKLYNTWHNKADGRIKVMVGPHAPYTCSSSYLKEVVELAKELNTGIHIHVSETKKEVEESFQKHGKSPVKHLKDIGVFDVPTVAAHCVHVSDEDTEILKEMKVSPVYNPTSNAKLASGFAPVDQMLKKGINVALGTDGPASNNNLNMFEEIHFAATINKALNYDALAVPALEALKMATINGAKALLWDKEIGSIEVGKKADIVIIDIDKPHFYPHHNLISALAYTAQASDVDTVIINGKIIMENREIKTVDVEKVMYNVEKRAKNLIQR; encoded by the coding sequence ATGAATCTGCTTATAAAAAATGTAGCTTTGCTATCTATGAAAGAAGAACAGCCACTTATGGAAAACACCAATATCTATATTGAAGGCGACACGATAACTTACATAGGAGAAATTAATCCGGATATAAAAGTTGACAGAGTCATAGATGGAACAAAAAAAATTGCAACGCCGGGTCTTATAAATGCTCATACTCATTTGGGAATGTCTTTACTTAGGAATTATGCAGATGATGTGCCGTTATTTGATTGGTTGAGTAAACATATCTGGCCTGTTGAATCTAAACTTTCAGCAGAAGACGTTTACTGGGGTTCTTTATTGAGTATGATAGAGATGATTTATTCTGGTACTACTACTTTTTGCGATATGTATTTTTTTATGGATGAAGTAGCTAAAGCAACAGAAGAAGTAGGGATAAGAGGAGTGTTGACAAGGGGTATTATAGAAGAAAGTGACGCTGAAATAAATAAGGAAAAGTTAAGAGATACGCGAAAACTTTATAATACCTGGCATAATAAAGCGGATGGAAGAATCAAAGTAATGGTGGGTCCTCATGCACCTTATACTTGTAGCTCCTCTTATTTGAAGGAAGTAGTAGAATTGGCTAAGGAGTTAAATACAGGAATTCATATTCATGTATCAGAAACAAAAAAAGAAGTAGAAGAAAGTTTCCAAAAGCATGGAAAATCTCCTGTGAAACATTTAAAGGACATAGGAGTATTTGATGTTCCGACTGTAGCAGCTCATTGTGTTCATGTAAGCGATGAAGACACTGAAATATTAAAGGAAATGAAGGTATCACCAGTTTACAATCCTACCAGTAATGCCAAGTTAGCCAGTGGTTTTGCTCCTGTGGATCAAATGCTAAAAAAAGGAATAAACGTAGCTTTGGGAACAGATGGTCCAGCCAGTAACAATAACCTAAACATGTTTGAAGAGATTCATTTTGCTGCCACTATTAATAAGGCGTTAAATTACGATGCTCTTGCCGTACCGGCCTTGGAAGCTCTAAAAATGGCGACAATCAATGGCGCTAAAGCTTTATTGTGGGATAAAGAGATAGGTTCCATCGAAGTAGGGAAAAAAGCGGATATAGTGATTATTGATATTGACAAGCCGCATTTTTATCCACACCACAACTTAATTTCTGCTTTAGCTTATACTGCTCAAGCATCAGATGTGGATACAGTAATAATAAATGGCAAAATAATAATGGAAAATAGAGAAATAAAAACTGTAGATGTGGAAAAAGTAATGTATAACGTGGAGAAAAGAGCAAAAAATTTGATACAAAGATAA
- a CDS encoding RNA-binding protein: MMDKEFTVSRFEDIIKGVLKSKRVKYTDFLSLSEQKIFEKTILKYRQQDINYNLDGGYPLAERKIAIIYPDFLQPEDTPICAVRIEGNFSKLSHRDVLGSLLGLGIKRQKIGDIIVKEDKCDILLHKDVESYVLMNLFKVGKEKVRVNSIDLKDVIEPEIKYKDIFSTVASLRVDSVAAAGFGISRTKASELIKSGLLQINWEYTEDPSSEVKEGDVISLRGFGRIRLEEVRGNTKKGRVSVHILRFI; the protein is encoded by the coding sequence ATGATGGACAAGGAATTTACTGTATCCCGATTTGAAGACATAATTAAAGGCGTTTTAAAATCTAAAAGAGTAAAATATACAGACTTTTTAAGCCTCTCTGAACAAAAAATTTTTGAAAAAACTATATTAAAGTATCGACAGCAAGATATAAACTATAATCTAGATGGAGGATATCCTTTAGCAGAAAGAAAGATAGCAATTATTTACCCCGATTTTTTACAGCCGGAAGATACCCCTATTTGCGCTGTAAGAATTGAAGGCAATTTTTCTAAGCTATCTCATAGAGATGTGTTGGGTTCACTTTTAGGGTTAGGGATAAAAAGACAAAAAATAGGCGATATAATTGTAAAAGAGGATAAATGTGACATATTGTTACATAAAGATGTGGAAAGTTATGTACTTATGAACCTTTTTAAAGTCGGGAAAGAGAAGGTAAGAGTTAATTCAATTGACTTGAAAGATGTGATAGAACCTGAAATAAAATATAAGGACATTTTTTCTACCGTAGCCTCACTACGGGTTGACAGTGTGGCAGCTGCAGGTTTTGGTATATCAAGGACGAAGGCTTCAGAACTTATAAAGTCCGGTCTTCTTCAAATAAATTGGGAGTATACAGAAGACCCTTCTTCAGAAGTAAAAGAGGGAGATGTAATTTCTTTACGTGGTTTTGGAAGAATTAGATTAGAAGAAGTGAGAGGTAATACAAAAAAAGGTCGCGTTTCTGTACATATTCTAAGGTTTATATAA
- a CDS encoding DivIVA domain-containing protein: protein MLTPMDIHNKEFKRSFRGYNEEEVDEFLDKIMEDYEMLYKENAELKDRINIMNEKLQSYINMENTLNNTLIVAQNTAEELKRNAEKEAQLIIQNAQQNAEKILEKANQEVVRIRMELERYRKQLNVFKAKFKSLLEAQLESILSIDEKELIPDEDEEKDAE, encoded by the coding sequence ATGCTGACGCCTATGGATATACATAATAAAGAATTTAAGCGGTCTTTTAGGGGTTATAATGAAGAGGAAGTGGACGAGTTTTTGGATAAAATTATGGAAGACTATGAAATGTTATACAAAGAAAATGCGGAGTTAAAAGATAGAATTAATATAATGAATGAAAAACTTCAAAGTTACATAAATATGGAGAACACTTTAAACAATACTTTGATTGTTGCTCAAAATACTGCAGAGGAATTGAAAAGAAATGCAGAAAAAGAAGCACAACTTATCATACAAAATGCACAACAAAATGCAGAAAAAATATTAGAGAAGGCAAATCAAGAAGTTGTAAGAATAAGAATGGAGTTAGAAAGATATCGCAAGCAATTAAATGTTTTTAAAGCGAAATTTAAATCTCTTTTAGAAGCCCAGTTGGAATCAATACTTTCAATAGATGAGAAAGAATTGATTCCAGATGAGGATGAGGAGAAGGATGCAGAATAG
- a CDS encoding YggS family pyridoxal phosphate-dependent enzyme — protein MNTTICENIRKIKENIKEHALRVNRNPEEILIVAATKTFGVETIKEAIACGITDIGENKVQELNEKYPYLKNEVKFHFIGHLQTNKVKYIIDKVKLIHSLDSIKLAEEIDKRAKQKSLIIDCLVEINIGGEESKYGIPPEEMHNFVKEMEKYDNIRIRGLMAIAPYLPPEEVRPYFRKMKELFEELKEIKQHNVQVEFLSMGMSNDYWVAVEEGANIVRIGTSIFGQRQYNVEG, from the coding sequence ATAAATACGACTATATGTGAAAATATAAGAAAAATAAAGGAAAACATAAAAGAGCATGCGTTAAGGGTAAACAGAAATCCAGAGGAAATATTAATTGTGGCAGCTACTAAAACTTTCGGTGTAGAGACTATAAAAGAGGCTATTGCTTGTGGCATAACTGACATAGGTGAGAATAAGGTTCAAGAGTTAAATGAAAAATATCCTTATTTAAAAAATGAGGTAAAATTTCACTTTATAGGACATTTACAGACAAACAAAGTGAAATACATTATTGACAAAGTTAAGTTGATACATTCTTTAGATAGTATTAAACTGGCAGAAGAAATAGACAAAAGGGCTAAACAAAAGAGTCTCATAATAGATTGTTTGGTGGAAATCAATATTGGTGGAGAGGAAAGTAAATACGGAATTCCTCCTGAAGAAATGCATAATTTTGTTAAAGAAATGGAAAAATATGATAATATAAGAATTAGAGGGCTTATGGCAATAGCTCCTTACCTTCCACCAGAAGAGGTAAGGCCCTATTTTAGAAAGATGAAAGAATTATTTGAAGAGCTAAAAGAAATTAAGCAACATAATGTACAAGTAGAATTTTTGTCAATGGGTATGTCCAATGACTATTGGGTAGCAGTTGAAGAAGGGGCGAATATTGTTAGAATTGGCACTTCTATTTTTGGGCAAAGACAATATAATGTGGAGGGATAA
- a CDS encoding HlyD family efflux transporter periplasmic adaptor subunit, whose translation MKRLAKIIVILLVIVYISKVGITTFAGKNKTTVVIYGSILIAFNAQGYVIKNEMMINAPFDGKIKKLVPSGEKVSKGTPIVQVYSADFDEEKLHQLDEINRELKNQDTNIPFYSDVQKLDNMIKTEEQNYQNAIQQNSPDADKIQKRIEDLKAKKEEILSKGPIILQRIENLKEQKEYLEKYVEKNAITINSPESGIVSYYFDGSESILNERNMFNLNPTQLENLNFQSKEISTEVKGDYPFVKIVDNLEWYLALVLNEKQQDLLKEGSNVKILIDNYSGELRGKVIKTYKGDDKLYIGIIEMIDEYPNFYKTSKINVKVKVKEFNGLKIPLSSIVQKEGKEGVFVIKNGKVPTFKEVVIKATDGKYAIVESVDKTSGLKIYDEIAVNGEDYLSK comes from the coding sequence GTGAAAAGGTTAGCTAAAATTATAGTTATATTATTAGTGATAGTTTACATAAGTAAAGTAGGGATAACGACTTTTGCAGGCAAAAATAAAACTACAGTAGTGATTTATGGAAGTATTTTAATAGCCTTTAATGCCCAAGGATATGTTATAAAGAATGAAATGATGATAAATGCTCCTTTTGATGGTAAAATAAAAAAACTTGTACCAAGTGGAGAAAAAGTTTCCAAAGGTACTCCTATTGTGCAAGTTTATTCTGCCGATTTTGATGAGGAGAAACTACATCAATTAGATGAGATAAACAGAGAACTAAAAAATCAGGATACTAATATACCTTTTTATTCAGATGTTCAAAAATTAGACAACATGATAAAGACAGAAGAGCAAAATTATCAAAATGCGATACAGCAAAATAGCCCTGATGCAGATAAAATACAAAAAAGGATTGAAGACTTAAAAGCCAAAAAAGAAGAAATTTTAAGTAAAGGGCCAATAATACTTCAAAGAATTGAAAACTTAAAAGAGCAAAAAGAGTATTTAGAAAAGTATGTAGAAAAAAATGCGATTACTATAAATTCACCAGAGTCAGGAATTGTAAGTTACTATTTTGATGGCAGTGAAAGTATTCTAAATGAAAGAAATATGTTCAATTTAAATCCGACACAACTTGAAAATTTAAACTTTCAATCCAAAGAAATTAGTACAGAAGTAAAAGGAGATTACCCTTTTGTAAAAATAGTGGATAATTTGGAGTGGTATTTAGCGTTGGTTTTAAATGAAAAACAACAGGACTTATTAAAAGAAGGTAGTAATGTGAAAATTTTGATTGATAATTATAGTGGTGAATTGCGGGGAAAAGTTATAAAAACCTACAAAGGTGACGATAAATTATATATAGGAATAATTGAGATGATAGATGAATATCCCAACTTTTATAAAACTTCTAAAATAAATGTAAAAGTTAAAGTTAAAGAGTTCAATGGACTTAAAATACCTCTTTCTTCTATTGTGCAAAAAGAAGGAAAAGAAGGAGTTTTTGTAATAAAAAATGGCAAAGTTCCTACTTTTAAAGAAGTAGTAATAAAGGCTACAGATGGCAAATATGCAATTGTAGAAAGCGTTGATAAAACATCTGGATTAAAAATATATGACGAAATAGCGGTAAATGGAGAGGATTACTTGAGCAAATAA
- a CDS encoding transposase, giving the protein MTKVKVSKREAYGYRNFERFRKRIPYCV; this is encoded by the coding sequence ATAACAAAAGTTAAAGTATCAAAGAGGGAGGCATATGGATATAGGAATTTTGAACGATTTAGAAAGAGGATACCTTATTGTGTGTAA
- a CDS encoding GntR family transcriptional regulator: MTEFRKSKKSVSLSQEVKKKILEYIEKENLQPDDKLPSESQLTKMFKISRYTIREALALLEQEKIIYKIKGKGTFVNKKPIQIKSGLEYLDSITEIIRKFGYEPGTKWVSIEETIPTKDMVKKLNLKPKEKVITFKRIRTADGKPAAFLVDTVAKKILGNKKPDQINFESLFEYMEKEFGIIIEYAISEIIPTFPTEEMIQYLGVDKNSLFLLLYQLHYDKEGRTIFYSLDYFDPKIFKFKVIRSR, from the coding sequence ATGACAGAGTTTAGAAAAAGTAAGAAGTCTGTTTCTTTAAGCCAAGAAGTAAAGAAAAAAATATTGGAGTACATAGAAAAAGAAAATTTACAACCAGATGATAAATTACCTTCGGAAAGTCAACTGACAAAAATGTTCAAGATTAGTAGATATACTATAAGAGAGGCTTTGGCCCTTTTAGAACAGGAAAAGATAATATATAAAATTAAAGGTAAGGGTACTTTTGTAAACAAAAAGCCTATACAGATAAAGAGTGGATTAGAATATTTGGATAGCATAACAGAAATTATTAGAAAATTTGGATATGAGCCGGGAACAAAATGGGTTAGTATTGAGGAAACTATACCTACAAAAGATATGGTGAAAAAACTAAATCTTAAACCAAAGGAAAAGGTGATTACTTTTAAAAGAATTAGAACGGCTGATGGCAAACCTGCTGCTTTTTTAGTAGATACAGTTGCGAAAAAAATACTTGGTAACAAAAAACCTGATCAAATTAATTTTGAATCCCTGTTTGAATACATGGAAAAGGAGTTTGGAATAATTATTGAATATGCCATTTCAGAAATTATACCGACTTTCCCTACTGAAGAGATGATTCAATATTTAGGTGTAGATAAAAATTCCCTGTTTTTGTTGCTTTATCAATTACATTATGACAAAGAAGGAAGGACTATATTTTATTCTTTAGATTATTTTGATCCAAAAATATTTAAATTTAAAGTTATACGAAGTCGGTAA
- a CDS encoding L-fuculose-phosphate aldolase, with amino-acid sequence MLMQSEREQIVEYGKKLITSNLTKGTGGNLSIYNREKGLMAITPSGMDYFEIRPEDIVVMDLDGKRIEGDRTPSSEYEMHRIFYANRQDINAIIHTHPVYSTTLACLNWDLPPVHYLVALAGPNVRCAKYATFGTKELAENAFEAMKDRKAVLLANHGLLVGAEDLPNAFNISEQIEYVAELYYRAKSIGEPVILSEDEMKLMLEKFKTYGQVKK; translated from the coding sequence TTGCTAATGCAATCAGAAAGGGAACAAATAGTAGAATATGGTAAAAAACTCATAACCTCTAATCTTACCAAAGGTACAGGTGGAAACTTAAGTATTTATAATCGAGAAAAAGGATTAATGGCTATAACTCCTTCTGGAATGGATTATTTTGAAATTCGACCGGAAGATATTGTTGTGATGGATTTAGATGGCAAAAGGATAGAAGGCGATAGAACTCCTTCCTCGGAATATGAAATGCATAGAATTTTTTATGCTAATAGGCAGGATATAAATGCCATTATACATACACATCCAGTGTATTCTACTACTCTTGCCTGTTTAAATTGGGACCTTCCACCAGTTCACTATTTAGTAGCTTTAGCTGGACCAAATGTGAGATGTGCGAAATATGCGACTTTTGGTACTAAAGAATTAGCGGAAAATGCTTTTGAAGCAATGAAGGACAGAAAAGCTGTTTTATTAGCTAATCATGGATTACTAGTGGGAGCCGAAGACCTTCCAAATGCTTTTAATATAAGTGAACAGATTGAATATGTTGCGGAGTTGTACTATAGAGCAAAGTCCATAGGAGAACCGGTAATTCTTTCTGAAGATGAGATGAAATTGATGTTAGAAAAATTTAAAACTTATGGACAAGTTAAAAAATAA
- the ileS gene encoding isoleucine--tRNA ligase: MDYNKTLNLPRTDFPMKANLPTREPEILKRWEEMDIYHKTLEKNKGKEKYILHDGPPYANGDIHIGTAMNKVLKDIIVKYKTMRGYDAPYVPGWDTHGLPIEQQAIKTLGIKRHEVSPTEFRKVCRDFAFSQIEKQKAQFKRLGVRGDWDNPYLTLNPEYEAKQIEVFGEMAKKGYIYKGLKPVYWCPSCETALAEAEIEYFDETSDSIYVKFRVKDDLGKFKGIVENLNNVYFVIWTTTTWTIPANLAIALNPEFDYALAKFGDEVYIMAKDMLDTVKKEANLSDYEIVAVFKGKDLEGMKATHPLYDRDSLIILGEHVTLEAGTGCVHTAPGHGEEDFLVGQEYGLEVLNPIDDKGYFTDKAPGYAGLYYEEANKVIKEDLKKANALVAETRITHSYPHCWRCKSPIIFRATEQWFASVEGFREEALKAIKEVNWYPSWGEERITNMVRDRRDWCISRQRVWGVPIPIFYCEKCGKPLINDDTINAVKKIFRQKGSDAWFEMSAEEILPKGITCECGSTKFRKETDIMDVWFDSGSSHAAVLQTHPDLKWPAELYLEGSDQHRGWFQSSLLTSVATRGKAPYRNVLTHGFVVDGEGRKMSKSLGNGIDPADVIKEYGADILRLWTVSADFTSDMRISQEILKQMTEAYRKIRNTSKFLLSNLYDFDPDKDMLPYEELLEIDKWALFRLNRVVEELTEAFDKYEYYDFLHLVHTFCVVDMSSLYLDILKDRLYTYPATSKERRAAQTTLYIILDTLVRLIAPVLTFTSEEIWSYMKHDSQNNFESVQLADWPQVQEKYNNPYIIEKWEKLFDIRKDISKALEIARTDKKIGHSLEAQVDIYPSQELYDFFKGFNDLEYVFIVSKVVLHQPEEPAPQNAYESDDYNLKIVVTHAPGEKCERCWMYSETVGTIKEHPTICARCASHIEQQTQV; encoded by the coding sequence GTGGATTACAACAAGACACTTAATTTGCCGAGGACAGATTTTCCTATGAAGGCTAATTTGCCAACACGAGAGCCAGAGATATTAAAAAGATGGGAAGAAATGGATATTTATCATAAAACATTGGAAAAAAATAAAGGCAAGGAAAAATATATTTTACACGATGGGCCGCCTTATGCTAATGGAGATATACACATTGGAACTGCTATGAATAAGGTATTAAAAGACATTATAGTGAAATACAAAACAATGAGGGGTTATGATGCTCCTTATGTGCCAGGATGGGATACACACGGTCTTCCTATTGAACAGCAAGCTATAAAAACTTTAGGTATAAAAAGGCATGAAGTAAGTCCTACAGAATTTAGAAAAGTGTGTAGGGATTTTGCTTTTTCTCAGATTGAAAAGCAAAAAGCTCAATTCAAAAGATTGGGAGTAAGGGGAGATTGGGATAATCCTTATCTTACCTTGAATCCGGAGTATGAAGCTAAACAGATAGAAGTATTTGGTGAAATGGCTAAGAAAGGCTATATCTATAAAGGTCTAAAGCCTGTATATTGGTGCCCCAGCTGTGAGACTGCTTTGGCAGAAGCAGAAATTGAATACTTTGATGAAACCTCTGATTCTATTTATGTAAAATTTAGAGTTAAAGATGATTTAGGGAAATTCAAGGGAATTGTTGAGAATCTTAATAATGTGTATTTTGTAATATGGACAACTACTACATGGACTATTCCGGCTAACCTTGCAATTGCTTTAAATCCAGAGTTTGATTATGCGCTTGCAAAGTTTGGAGACGAAGTATATATAATGGCAAAAGACATGTTAGATACTGTAAAGAAAGAAGCTAACCTTTCAGATTATGAAATAGTTGCTGTATTTAAAGGAAAAGATTTGGAGGGCATGAAGGCTACCCATCCTTTATATGACAGAGATTCTTTAATAATCTTGGGTGAGCATGTAACTTTAGAAGCTGGTACTGGATGTGTTCATACTGCTCCCGGCCATGGCGAAGAAGACTTTTTAGTTGGGCAAGAGTATGGGCTTGAGGTTTTAAATCCAATAGATGATAAGGGATATTTTACAGATAAAGCGCCAGGATATGCTGGTCTGTATTATGAAGAGGCTAACAAGGTCATAAAGGAAGACTTGAAAAAAGCTAATGCATTAGTGGCAGAAACCCGTATTACCCACTCATATCCTCACTGTTGGAGATGTAAAAGTCCAATAATATTTAGGGCGACAGAACAGTGGTTTGCTTCTGTGGAAGGATTTAGAGAAGAGGCACTAAAAGCTATTAAAGAAGTTAATTGGTATCCTTCATGGGGCGAAGAGCGCATAACTAACATGGTAAGAGATAGACGAGACTGGTGTATTTCAAGGCAAAGGGTATGGGGTGTGCCAATTCCTATATTCTACTGTGAAAAGTGTGGGAAACCGCTTATAAATGATGATACAATAAATGCAGTTAAAAAGATCTTCAGGCAAAAGGGTTCAGATGCATGGTTTGAAATGTCAGCTGAAGAGATATTGCCAAAAGGGATTACTTGCGAATGCGGTTCTACGAAGTTTAGGAAAGAGACAGATATAATGGATGTGTGGTTTGATTCAGGCTCCAGCCATGCAGCTGTGTTGCAAACTCATCCTGACCTAAAGTGGCCTGCAGAGCTTTATTTAGAAGGTTCAGACCAACACAGAGGATGGTTCCAGTCTTCCCTTTTGACATCTGTGGCAACACGTGGAAAAGCACCTTATAGAAACGTATTGACCCACGGGTTTGTTGTAGACGGTGAAGGAAGGAAAATGTCAAAATCTTTAGGGAATGGTATTGACCCAGCTGATGTAATTAAAGAATATGGAGCAGATATTTTGAGGCTTTGGACTGTTTCTGCTGACTTTACTTCAGATATGAGAATTTCACAAGAGATTTTAAAACAGATGACAGAAGCGTACAGAAAAATACGTAACACTAGTAAGTTCTTGTTAAGCAATCTTTATGACTTTGACCCTGATAAGGATATGCTCCCTTACGAAGAGCTTTTAGAGATAGATAAATGGGCTTTATTTAGGCTTAACAGAGTAGTTGAAGAGCTTACAGAGGCTTTTGATAAATATGAGTATTACGATTTTCTCCATCTGGTTCATACCTTCTGTGTAGTAGATATGAGTAGCCTTTACCTGGACATTTTAAAAGACAGATTGTATACTTATCCTGCTACTTCTAAAGAGAGAAGAGCGGCTCAAACGACACTTTACATTATTTTAGACACTCTTGTAAGGTTGATAGCACCAGTGCTTACATTTACTTCAGAAGAAATATGGTCATATATGAAGCACGACAGTCAAAATAATTTTGAAAGTGTTCAGTTAGCTGATTGGCCTCAAGTCCAAGAAAAATACAATAATCCTTATATAATAGAAAAATGGGAAAAACTTTTTGACATAAGAAAAGATATTTCTAAAGCTCTTGAAATAGCGAGAACTGACAAAAAGATAGGTCACTCTTTAGAGGCACAAGTGGATATATATCCATCTCAAGAGCTTTATGATTTCTTTAAAGGCTTTAATGACCTCGAATATGTGTTCATAGTTTCAAAAGTGGTACTTCACCAACCAGAAGAACCTGCTCCTCAAAATGCTTATGAAAGTGATGATTATAATTTGAAGATTGTGGTAACCCATGCACCGGGGGAAAAATGCGAACGCTGCTGGATGTACAGTGAAACAGTAGGAACTATAAAAGAGCATCCAACTATTTGCGCAAGATGTGCTTCTCACATTGAGCAGCAAACACAAGTTTAA
- a CDS encoding YggT family protein, producing MPVNFAILTALDYFFEVINWLILIRVILSLLRMENMSNPLSRFVIVTTEPILEPFRALQFRSSIGRNLMIDFSPVLAILVIQYLVRPLVFKLVLLLMRYI from the coding sequence TTGCCTGTAAATTTTGCAATTTTAACAGCATTAGATTATTTTTTTGAAGTTATAAATTGGCTTATATTGATAAGGGTTATTTTATCTTTGCTACGAATGGAGAATATGTCAAATCCACTTTCTCGCTTTGTGATCGTAACGACAGAACCAATACTTGAGCCTTTTAGGGCATTACAATTTAGGTCTTCTATTGGAAGAAATTTAATGATAGATTTTTCGCCAGTTTTGGCGATTTTGGTGATTCAGTATTTAGTTCGTCCTTTAGTTTTTAAATTAGTATTATTACTGATGAGGTATATATGA
- a CDS encoding TM1266 family iron-only hydrogenase system putative regulator translates to MQNRLGVVGILIQNRENVADRVNHILSEYGHIIVGRMGIPYKDRGVSVIALIVDGTTDEIGALTGKLGSLPGVKVKSALTA, encoded by the coding sequence ATGCAGAATAGATTAGGGGTTGTTGGAATATTGATTCAAAATAGAGAAAATGTGGCGGATAGGGTAAATCACATATTGAGTGAGTACGGCCACATTATTGTAGGAAGAATGGGTATACCCTATAAAGATAGGGGAGTATCGGTTATCGCTTTAATAGTTGATGGTACAACGGATGAAATAGGGGCTCTTACTGGTAAACTTGGAAGTCTTCCTGGTGTAAAAGTGAAATCTGCTCTGACTGCATGA
- a CDS encoding cell division protein SepF yields MSSKMIDKLMSFFGIDEPEEEKEEVDSLQPVIPYDRKPKIVNIHTQPQVKVLILKPEKFEQVMNICNELKNKKPVIVDLQKMDKNEAQRVVDFLSGAAYALNGEIKKISGYIFLVAPENFDITGDIKDEVNSLYNLN; encoded by the coding sequence ATGTCTTCAAAAATGATTGATAAATTAATGAGTTTCTTTGGTATCGATGAGCCAGAAGAAGAGAAAGAAGAAGTAGACTCTTTACAACCTGTCATACCTTACGATAGAAAGCCTAAAATTGTCAATATTCATACACAGCCCCAAGTAAAAGTTTTGATTTTAAAGCCAGAAAAGTTTGAACAAGTGATGAATATATGTAATGAATTGAAAAATAAAAAACCGGTGATTGTAGATTTACAAAAGATGGACAAAAATGAAGCTCAAAGAGTAGTGGATTTTTTAAGCGGTGCAGCCTATGCTCTTAATGGAGAGATAAAGAAGATATCTGGCTATATATTTTTAGTTGCGCCTGAGAATTTTGATATTACAGGGGATATAAAAGATGAAGTAAATTCTTTATACAATCTAAATTGA
- a CDS encoding RidA family protein: MKTIINTDAAPKAIGPYSQAIMVDGFLYTSGQIAIDPATGELVEGGIEAQTERVLENIKAILKAAGMDLNNVIKTTVFVTNMGDFAKINEIYGRYFKDNPPARSLVEVKSLPKGALIEIEVVAHK; the protein is encoded by the coding sequence ATGAAAACCATAATAAACACCGATGCTGCGCCAAAGGCTATTGGACCATATTCGCAAGCTATCATGGTAGACGGCTTTTTGTACACATCAGGGCAAATAGCAATTGATCCTGCTACAGGAGAACTTGTAGAAGGAGGTATTGAAGCGCAGACGGAAAGGGTTTTAGAGAATATAAAAGCGATTTTAAAAGCTGCGGGGATGGACCTTAACAATGTTATAAAGACAACTGTATTTGTCACTAACATGGGGGATTTTGCTAAAATTAACGAAATTTATGGAAGGTATTTTAAAGACAATCCACCTGCCCGTTCCTTAGTTGAAGTAAAAAGTCTTCCTAAGGGTGCGCTTATAGAAATAGAAGTTGTAGCACATAAATAA